A stretch of the Marinobacter sp. JH2 genome encodes the following:
- a CDS encoding RNA polymerase factor sigma-54, producing MKASLQLKMGQSLTMTPQLQQAIRLLQLSTLDLQQEIQQALDSNPMLETSEDDDQADSTDQQENGHEEQHETATAQEESAAEPPSSDWDESETAPDWSAEDQTPDNIPDDLPVDTAWDDIYQSAPAPASRGDDENDSDFETRNSPSETLHDHLEWQLNLTPLSERDQAIAHALLDAVDDRGYLTSSIEEIHSGLFESSEEDPLELDEVQAVLRRLQHFDPPGVFARDLQDCLLIQLSQLPPDTLWLRQAKLVVTQFLHLLGNRDYAQLLRRSRLKEDQLKEVLGLITSLNPTPGDSVDRTEPDYVIPDVIVRKHEGRWRVELNPEIAPRIRVNASYASLIRRADSSADNTYMRDQLQEAKWFIKSLQSRNETLLKVATRIVEYQQGFLDHGDEAMKPLILSDIAQAVDMHESTISRVTTQKYMHTPRGIFELKYFFSSHVGTAEGGECSSTAIRAMIKKLIADETPKKPLSDSKIAAMLGEQGINVARRTVAKYREAMHIPPSNERKRLV from the coding sequence ATGAAAGCCTCATTACAGCTTAAAATGGGCCAAAGCCTAACCATGACACCCCAGCTGCAACAAGCCATTCGGCTATTGCAGCTTTCCACGCTGGATCTACAGCAGGAAATCCAGCAAGCACTCGATTCAAACCCCATGCTGGAAACCTCCGAGGACGACGATCAGGCGGATTCCACCGATCAGCAAGAAAACGGCCACGAAGAGCAGCACGAAACCGCAACAGCTCAGGAAGAGTCGGCTGCCGAGCCGCCAAGTTCGGATTGGGACGAATCAGAAACCGCACCCGACTGGTCCGCGGAAGATCAAACACCCGATAACATCCCCGACGATCTGCCGGTTGATACCGCTTGGGATGACATTTACCAGTCGGCACCGGCTCCTGCCAGCCGTGGCGACGATGAAAACGATTCTGACTTCGAAACCCGGAACTCACCGAGCGAGACCCTGCACGATCATCTGGAATGGCAGCTGAACCTGACTCCGCTCAGCGAACGGGATCAAGCGATCGCCCATGCCTTGTTGGACGCCGTTGATGACCGGGGGTATTTAACGTCTTCCATCGAAGAGATCCACTCCGGCTTATTTGAAAGCTCAGAAGAAGATCCGCTGGAACTCGACGAGGTTCAGGCGGTTCTGCGCCGGCTCCAGCATTTTGATCCGCCCGGTGTGTTTGCACGAGACCTGCAAGACTGCCTACTGATCCAACTTAGCCAACTGCCACCAGACACGCTTTGGCTTCGCCAAGCCAAGCTCGTGGTCACCCAGTTCCTGCATTTGTTAGGCAACCGTGACTACGCTCAGTTGCTTCGCCGCAGCCGCCTGAAAGAAGATCAACTGAAAGAAGTGTTGGGGCTGATCACCAGCCTGAACCCAACGCCGGGTGACAGCGTCGATCGCACAGAACCGGACTATGTCATCCCGGATGTCATCGTACGCAAACACGAAGGCCGATGGCGCGTCGAACTCAACCCGGAAATTGCCCCGCGCATTCGCGTAAACGCGAGCTATGCTTCACTCATACGTCGGGCAGATAGCAGCGCAGACAACACCTACATGCGTGACCAGTTGCAAGAGGCCAAGTGGTTTATTAAAAGCCTCCAGAGCCGGAACGAAACCTTGCTCAAAGTGGCCACTCGCATTGTGGAATACCAGCAGGGTTTTCTGGATCATGGTGACGAAGCCATGAAGCCGCTCATTCTGTCGGACATCGCCCAAGCGGTCGATATGCACGAGTCGACCATCTCGCGGGTTACCACGCAAAAATACATGCATACACCACGGGGTATTTTTGAACTCAAATACTTTTTCTCCAGCCACGTGGGCACGGCCGAGGGTGGAGAATGTTCCTCAACGGCGATTCGTGCGATGATCAAAAAACTGATTGCGGACGAAACTCCAAAAAAGCCATTGAGTGATAGCAAAATTGCAGCCATGCTAGGAGAACAGGGAATCAATGTTGCCCGACGTACGGTAGCCAAGTACAGGGAGGCGATGCATATCCCACCCTCGAACGAGCGTAAGCGTTTGGTTTAA
- a CDS encoding STAS domain-containing protein has protein sequence MSSSRPDVRLDGSVLSVAGKVDVNSVLELRKQGEKLVSGAQGSLTVNLAQLQTAHSAVLSMLICWQRLAQTKQVALSFEGASERLQSLAALSNLDAHLPGFSSHS, from the coding sequence ATGAGCAGCTCCCGCCCGGACGTTCGTCTTGATGGCTCAGTGTTGAGCGTTGCCGGCAAGGTGGATGTGAACAGTGTTCTAGAACTCCGCAAACAGGGTGAGAAGCTTGTGAGTGGTGCTCAGGGTTCATTGACGGTTAACCTTGCCCAACTGCAAACCGCTCACAGCGCGGTACTTTCTATGTTGATATGCTGGCAACGGTTGGCGCAAACAAAGCAGGTGGCACTCTCGTTTGAGGGTGCCAGTGAACGTTTACAGTCTCTGGCGGCATTGAGTAATTTAGATGCTCATCTGCCGGGATTTTCCTCACATAGCTGA
- a CDS encoding ABC transporter substrate-binding protein, with amino-acid sequence MVMFKRKLFVVFALLMMVAGQAWAGVEEDLEQYVSDNTQMLVQKLNTEKGLFERDPDAFYQSMDDALTDFVDFRRIAARVMGRYARQTTREQRDEFVIKFKRSLFDTYAKALVTADDFKIEVKEAEILPQNENRASVQLLVITASGNRYPVTYSMYKNNGERWLMENVIVEGVNIGLAFRDRFAQEMEESRGQVQVVIDGWTDSVKSLKLEEDVNPS; translated from the coding sequence ATGGTAATGTTCAAGCGAAAGCTGTTTGTTGTCTTTGCTCTGTTGATGATGGTTGCTGGGCAGGCATGGGCGGGTGTCGAGGAAGATCTGGAACAATATGTCAGCGATAATACCCAAATGTTGGTGCAGAAGCTGAACACTGAGAAAGGCCTGTTTGAAAGAGATCCCGACGCTTTTTACCAGAGCATGGATGATGCCCTGACGGATTTTGTGGATTTTCGCCGGATCGCAGCGCGGGTGATGGGGCGCTACGCTCGCCAGACCACTCGTGAGCAGCGTGACGAGTTTGTTATCAAGTTCAAGCGTAGCCTGTTTGATACCTATGCTAAAGCATTGGTAACCGCAGATGATTTCAAGATCGAGGTGAAGGAGGCGGAGATTCTGCCGCAAAATGAGAACCGGGCGTCGGTACAGTTGTTGGTGATTACCGCATCGGGTAACCGTTACCCCGTGACTTACTCCATGTATAAAAACAACGGCGAACGTTGGTTGATGGAAAATGTCATTGTTGAGGGCGTTAACATCGGTTTGGCCTTCCGTGACCGCTTTGCCCAGGAAATGGAAGAGAGTCGCGGGCAGGTTCAGGTTGTCATTGATGGCTGGACCGACTCGGTGAAATCGTTGAAGCTGGAAGAAGACGTTAACCCCTCATGA
- a CDS encoding KpsF/GutQ family sugar-phosphate isomerase, whose protein sequence is MTDSNTSSSRDYRNSAVRAIQIERDAIEALEHRINGDFTRACDIIMACKGRVVVTGMGKSGHIGNKIAATLASTGTPSFFVHPGEASHGDLGMITPQDVVIAISNSGSTSEVVTILPLIRRMGAPLISMTGNPDSLLAKEAAANLDVSVAIEACPLGLAPTSSTTATLVMGDALAVALLEARGFSAEDFAFSHPGGRLGRRLLLRVSDIMHAGDKVPRVFENTTLSGALLEITRKGLGMTTVVNGSGELTGIFTDGDLRRTLDKSVDVHTTNIDQVMTRNGKTIQADQLAADALNIMEELKINALPVTDTEGNLVGAINMHDLLRAGVI, encoded by the coding sequence ATGACAGATTCAAACACTTCAAGTTCCCGGGATTACCGCAACTCCGCCGTTCGGGCCATCCAGATTGAACGGGATGCCATCGAAGCACTGGAGCACCGTATCAACGGCGACTTCACCCGCGCCTGCGACATCATTATGGCCTGCAAAGGCCGTGTTGTGGTGACGGGCATGGGCAAATCGGGCCACATCGGCAACAAGATTGCTGCCACATTGGCCAGCACCGGCACACCCTCATTTTTCGTACATCCGGGCGAAGCCAGTCACGGTGACCTGGGCATGATCACCCCGCAGGACGTGGTTATCGCCATTTCCAATAGCGGTAGCACCAGCGAAGTTGTCACCATTCTACCTTTAATTCGAAGAATGGGCGCGCCTCTGATCAGCATGACGGGTAATCCGGATTCATTATTGGCAAAAGAAGCCGCAGCCAACCTCGACGTGAGCGTTGCCATTGAAGCCTGCCCGCTTGGGCTGGCCCCCACGTCCAGCACCACCGCCACTCTGGTTATGGGCGATGCGTTAGCCGTTGCACTGCTGGAAGCTCGCGGGTTCAGCGCAGAAGACTTTGCCTTCTCACATCCGGGCGGTCGATTGGGACGCCGTTTACTGCTACGCGTTTCCGACATCATGCACGCAGGCGACAAAGTGCCACGAGTATTTGAAAACACCACCCTCAGCGGCGCTCTTTTGGAGATAACCCGCAAAGGCCTGGGTATGACCACCGTGGTCAACGGCTCTGGCGAATTAACCGGCATCTTTACCGACGGCGACCTGCGCCGAACGCTGGATAAATCCGTCGACGTACACACCACCAACATCGATCAGGTGATGACGCGCAACGGCAAAACCATTCAGGCCGACCAATTGGCAGCCGACGCACTGAACATCATGGAAGAGCTGAAAATCAACGCCCTCCCGGTGACCGACACCGAAGGCAATCTGGTGGGCGCCATCAACATGCACGATTTGTTGCGGGCGGGGGTTATCTAA
- the mlaE gene encoding lipid asymmetry maintenance ABC transporter permease subunit MlaE — protein sequence MMDYVAGFGRRSLGVVGSLGRATQFLFGVLVGVPKPATGFPLLMKQLYSVGVLSLAIVVVSGLFIGMVLALQGYTILSDYGSEAAIGQMIALTLVRELGPVVTALLFAGRAGSALTAEIGLMKATEQLSSMEMMGVDPLRRVIAPRLWAGFIAMPILAMIFSVVGIWGGMLVGVDWLGVFEGSFWGNMQSSVDFLDDVLNGVIKTVVFGFVCAWIAVYQGYDCVPTSAGISTATTKTVVYSSLAVLGLDFVLTAVMFGDF from the coding sequence ATGATGGATTACGTAGCGGGCTTCGGCCGAAGAAGTCTGGGAGTAGTGGGTTCTTTAGGGCGTGCGACACAGTTCCTGTTTGGCGTGCTGGTGGGGGTGCCCAAGCCTGCAACCGGCTTCCCGCTTTTGATGAAGCAACTTTATTCCGTAGGTGTGCTTTCGCTGGCGATCGTCGTGGTATCGGGCTTGTTCATAGGCATGGTGTTGGCACTGCAAGGCTACACCATCCTCAGCGACTACGGCTCAGAAGCTGCGATAGGGCAGATGATTGCATTAACCTTGGTGCGAGAGTTAGGGCCGGTGGTTACGGCGCTCTTGTTTGCGGGGCGTGCAGGTTCAGCGCTGACCGCGGAAATCGGGTTGATGAAAGCGACCGAGCAATTGTCCAGTATGGAAATGATGGGCGTTGATCCTTTGCGCCGTGTCATAGCGCCCCGTCTGTGGGCCGGATTTATTGCGATGCCAATACTGGCGATGATCTTCTCGGTGGTCGGTATTTGGGGTGGCATGCTGGTTGGCGTGGATTGGCTGGGTGTTTTTGAAGGCTCTTTCTGGGGCAACATGCAGTCATCGGTCGATTTTCTGGACGATGTGCTGAATGGCGTTATTAAAACCGTGGTGTTCGGCTTTGTGTGTGCTTGGATAGCCGTTTATCAAGGGTACGACTGTGTGCCAACGTCTGCAGGTATCAGTACTGCGACGACCAAAACAGTTGTGTATTCATCACTGGCAGTGCTCGGCCTCGATTTCGTGCTGACCGCTGTTATGTTTGGCGATTTCTAA
- the lptB gene encoding LPS export ABC transporter ATP-binding protein → MAVLRASNLAKSYKQKKVVLDVSLEIRSGEIVGLLGPNGAGKTTCFYMIVGLVPADHGRITIDNNDITPLPMHGRAQKGIGYLPQEASVFRKLTVRDNIMAILETRKALSKADREAKLEELLEEFHITHIRDSVGMALSGGERRRVEIARALAMEPAFILLDEPFAGVDPISVSDIKHIIRHLRDKGIGVLITDHNVRETLDICENAYIVSGGHIIASGNADAILSNQQVKEVYLGDEFRL, encoded by the coding sequence ATGGCAGTTCTCAGGGCCAGCAATCTGGCCAAAAGCTACAAGCAGAAAAAAGTGGTTCTGGATGTTTCTCTGGAGATTCGTTCCGGTGAAATCGTCGGATTGCTGGGCCCCAACGGTGCTGGTAAAACCACCTGTTTTTACATGATCGTCGGGCTGGTTCCCGCTGACCACGGCCGCATCACCATCGACAACAACGACATTACCCCCCTGCCTATGCACGGGCGCGCTCAAAAAGGCATCGGCTACTTGCCACAGGAGGCATCGGTCTTTCGCAAACTGACCGTGCGCGACAACATCATGGCTATCCTGGAAACCCGCAAAGCGCTTTCCAAAGCGGATCGTGAGGCGAAGCTCGAAGAACTACTGGAAGAATTTCACATCACTCACATTCGCGACAGCGTGGGCATGGCACTCTCTGGTGGGGAACGCCGCCGCGTAGAAATTGCCCGTGCCTTGGCCATGGAACCTGCGTTCATCCTTCTGGACGAACCCTTTGCTGGCGTAGACCCCATTTCAGTCAGCGACATCAAACACATCATTCGGCACCTGCGCGACAAAGGCATCGGCGTTCTTATCACCGACCACAACGTACGCGAAACCCTGGATATTTGTGAGAATGCCTACATTGTGTCCGGCGGACACATCATCGCATCGGGCAACGCAGACGCCATTCTATCCAACCAACAAGTGAAAGAAGTCTACCTTGGAGATGAGTTCCGACTATAG
- the lptA gene encoding lipopolysaccharide transport periplasmic protein LptA → MIPSGNRLLFPLVLAAAFIAAPAAAFTLNSDEPIKVSANSARLDDSAGTAIYTGAVELVQGNVQLDAERVVLYRSPQGLSRIEASGSPAVYRQPSQDQTAVINAEALNITWSAKDSQLTFEREALIEQGGSTFRGDIIHYDTVNRVVTAEGGNPEGTNSGRVEMVIQPRSSGQ, encoded by the coding sequence ATGATCCCATCAGGTAACCGACTTCTTTTTCCGCTGGTTCTGGCAGCCGCATTTATTGCTGCCCCAGCAGCCGCCTTCACGTTGAACTCTGACGAGCCCATCAAAGTCAGCGCCAACTCAGCGCGATTGGATGACAGTGCCGGAACGGCCATCTACACCGGAGCCGTGGAATTGGTGCAAGGTAACGTACAACTGGATGCGGAACGGGTTGTGCTTTATCGCAGCCCACAAGGCCTTAGTCGAATTGAAGCGAGCGGCTCTCCCGCCGTATACCGCCAACCGTCCCAAGACCAAACGGCGGTCATTAATGCCGAAGCGCTGAACATCACTTGGTCTGCCAAAGACAGCCAGTTAACCTTTGAACGAGAGGCCTTGATCGAACAAGGTGGCAGTACGTTCCGGGGCGACATCATTCACTACGACACCGTGAATCGAGTGGTTACAGCAGAAGGCGGCAATCCTGAGGGCACAAACTCAGGCCGCGTAGAAATGGTGATTCAGCCTCGCAGCTCAGGTCAATAA
- the mlaD gene encoding outer membrane lipid asymmetry maintenance protein MlaD has product MVQRTTEIVVGFFMIAGLAALLFLALQVSGLSPKSASSTYTIYANFNDVGGLTPRGKVSMAGVTVGSIEAINLNKDTFQAKVTMAIRSDVDTIPADSAAVIRTSGLLGEQYIDISIGGDMESLNAGDTFYSTQSAMNLERLISNFASGR; this is encoded by the coding sequence ATGGTGCAAAGAACAACGGAAATAGTGGTAGGTTTCTTCATGATCGCGGGGTTGGCAGCCCTGCTGTTTTTGGCGTTGCAAGTGAGCGGATTGTCGCCCAAGTCGGCCTCTTCGACCTACACGATCTACGCTAACTTTAATGATGTCGGTGGGTTAACGCCCCGCGGTAAAGTGTCGATGGCGGGTGTGACCGTGGGTTCCATCGAAGCCATCAACCTGAATAAGGACACGTTTCAGGCGAAAGTAACCATGGCCATTCGTTCGGATGTCGATACCATTCCGGCAGACAGCGCAGCGGTTATTCGCACGTCCGGCCTGTTGGGTGAGCAGTACATCGATATTTCTATTGGTGGAGACATGGAGTCGTTGAACGCGGGTGACACATTTTATTCCACCCAGTCTGCAATGAATCTGGAAAGATTGATCAGCAACTTTGCCTCTGGCCGCTGA
- the lptC gene encoding LPS export ABC transporter periplasmic protein LptC, producing the protein MIARLFSPGKGKAWARTLALGGTIAATLFLMWQSDEPPGGQEKAEELRGPAEPDGFIIQADYRTWDTEGSPKIRMTSPRIEQFESRNLAVMEQPRATLHGEGDPVPWNVEADQGSLLQNDDLVNLNGNVVIHRQLQGSDTTFETDELTLNNTEGTVYTDQPVIITEPHGTTKATGMKAWLDDRILELNSQVEGHYDPIR; encoded by the coding sequence GTGATCGCCCGACTGTTCAGCCCCGGAAAAGGTAAAGCCTGGGCCCGGACACTGGCATTGGGCGGCACGATTGCAGCCACCTTATTTCTGATGTGGCAAAGTGACGAGCCGCCCGGCGGTCAAGAAAAAGCGGAGGAACTGCGGGGCCCGGCCGAACCGGACGGTTTCATCATTCAGGCCGATTACCGGACCTGGGACACAGAGGGCAGCCCGAAAATCCGCATGACCAGCCCGCGCATTGAGCAGTTCGAGAGCCGAAATCTTGCTGTCATGGAGCAGCCCCGCGCTACCCTGCACGGTGAAGGCGATCCGGTGCCGTGGAATGTTGAAGCGGATCAGGGTAGCCTTCTGCAAAATGATGATTTGGTGAATCTGAACGGCAACGTCGTGATTCACCGTCAGCTTCAAGGCTCCGACACCACGTTTGAAACCGACGAACTGACCCTGAACAACACCGAAGGTACCGTGTACACCGACCAACCGGTGATCATCACTGAACCACACGGAACCACCAAAGCTACAGGCATGAAAGCCTGGCTGGACGACCGCATTCTGGAACTCAATTCCCAAGTGGAAGGGCATTATGATCCCATCAGGTAA
- a CDS encoding BolA/IbaG family iron-sulfur metabolism protein: protein MDAAQVTELVKEALPDCEVQVQVDGNHYMVVAVGDVFEGLPTIKRQQMINKVLFQHIMDGTIHALHPKAFTPSEWAARQANG, encoded by the coding sequence ATGGACGCCGCCCAGGTTACCGAACTTGTCAAAGAAGCCCTGCCTGATTGTGAGGTTCAGGTACAAGTCGATGGCAACCACTACATGGTCGTTGCAGTGGGTGACGTATTCGAAGGCCTGCCTACCATTAAAAGACAGCAGATGATTAACAAGGTACTGTTCCAGCACATCATGGACGGCACCATTCACGCTCTTCACCCGAAAGCCTTTACTCCAAGCGAGTGGGCTGCGCGTCAGGCCAACGGTTAA
- the murA gene encoding UDP-N-acetylglucosamine 1-carboxyvinyltransferase encodes MDKLLIRGRKPLDGEIRISGAKNAALPILASTLLASEPVTVGNLPHLNDVTTMIELLGRMGVELLIDEKMSVEVHANTIEHYHAPYELVKTMRASILVLGPLVAHFGEAQVSLPGGCAIGTRPVNLHIHGLELMGADIKVENGYIHAKTNGRLKGAHIFMDTVTVTGTENLLMAATLADGKTILENAAREPEVVDLAECLIAMGADIKGHGTATIEINGVERLHGCHHDVQPDRIETGTYLVAAAATGGRVKLKDTRADILEAVLLKLEEAGAHITTGEDWIELDMKGKRPKAVSIRTAPYPAFPTDMQAQFAAMNAVAEGTGTIVETVFENRFMHLQELIRMGADIMLEGNAAIIKGVDHLTGAPVMATDLRASASLVIAGLVAEGDTIVDRIYHIDRGYECIEEKLQLLGGSIRRLPA; translated from the coding sequence GTGGATAAACTTCTGATCCGAGGCCGAAAGCCTCTGGATGGCGAGATTCGGATTTCCGGCGCCAAAAACGCGGCTTTGCCAATTTTGGCATCGACGCTGTTGGCCTCTGAGCCAGTGACCGTTGGCAACTTGCCGCATTTGAACGACGTCACCACCATGATCGAGTTGCTTGGCCGAATGGGTGTCGAGCTGCTGATTGATGAGAAAATGAGTGTTGAAGTACACGCCAACACCATCGAGCACTACCACGCACCTTACGAGCTGGTAAAAACCATGCGCGCCTCGATCTTGGTGCTGGGGCCGCTGGTCGCACACTTTGGCGAAGCTCAGGTGTCTTTGCCCGGTGGTTGTGCCATTGGTACGCGCCCGGTCAACCTGCACATTCACGGCCTTGAGCTGATGGGTGCAGACATCAAGGTTGAAAATGGTTACATCCACGCAAAAACCAATGGCCGCCTAAAGGGCGCGCACATCTTCATGGATACCGTCACCGTAACCGGTACGGAGAACCTGTTGATGGCGGCTACCTTGGCTGACGGAAAAACCATCCTGGAAAACGCGGCCCGCGAGCCAGAAGTGGTGGATTTGGCTGAATGCCTGATTGCCATGGGCGCAGACATCAAAGGCCACGGCACGGCAACGATTGAAATCAATGGTGTTGAACGTCTGCACGGTTGTCACCATGATGTTCAGCCTGATCGCATCGAAACCGGCACCTATCTGGTGGCAGCTGCTGCCACTGGCGGCCGGGTGAAGCTGAAGGATACTCGCGCTGACATTCTGGAAGCAGTGCTGCTGAAGCTGGAAGAAGCGGGTGCTCACATCACCACAGGTGAAGACTGGATTGAGCTGGACATGAAGGGGAAGCGTCCGAAGGCAGTGAGCATTCGTACCGCGCCTTACCCAGCGTTTCCCACCGACATGCAGGCCCAGTTTGCGGCGATGAATGCGGTCGCGGAAGGCACCGGTACCATTGTGGAAACGGTGTTTGAAAACCGTTTTATGCACCTGCAGGAATTGATCCGCATGGGTGCCGATATCATGTTGGAAGGTAACGCGGCCATCATCAAGGGTGTGGATCATTTGACCGGCGCGCCGGTTATGGCCACTGACCTTCGTGCTTCGGCCAGCCTGGTGATTGCTGGTTTGGTTGCTGAAGG
- the kdsC gene encoding 3-deoxy-manno-octulosonate-8-phosphatase KdsC — protein sequence MPELTPPLRQHWSDEILTKAAAIKLIAFDVDGIMSDGKLYFSASGDELKTFNILDGLGLKQLMSSGITVAVITGRRSPLTEKRMNDLGISHLMQGREDKKVALQELVANMDISPEQIAYMGDDLPDLPALQFAGLGITVPNGYWLVRQHADYCTTVAGGSGAVREACDLILWSQDRLAATLKPYMSVKS from the coding sequence ATGCCAGAACTAACCCCACCCCTTCGCCAGCACTGGAGCGACGAGATCCTTACAAAAGCCGCTGCTATCAAGCTCATTGCGTTTGATGTGGACGGCATTATGAGTGACGGAAAGCTTTACTTCAGCGCAAGCGGGGACGAACTAAAAACCTTTAACATTCTCGATGGCTTGGGGCTGAAGCAACTGATGAGCTCAGGCATCACGGTTGCCGTCATCACCGGCAGGCGCTCACCTTTGACCGAAAAACGCATGAACGATTTGGGCATCAGCCACCTGATGCAAGGGCGGGAAGACAAGAAAGTTGCCCTGCAGGAGCTGGTGGCCAATATGGACATCTCGCCAGAACAAATCGCTTACATGGGCGACGACTTACCAGACCTCCCGGCACTGCAATTCGCCGGCCTTGGCATCACCGTACCAAACGGTTACTGGCTGGTCAGACAACATGCGGACTATTGCACTACGGTGGCTGGTGGCAGCGGTGCAGTGCGAGAAGCCTGCGACCTGATTCTCTGGTCGCAAGACCGGCTCGCCGCAACCCTGAAACCTTATATGAGCGTAAAATCGTGA
- a CDS encoding ATP-binding cassette domain-containing protein, whose amino-acid sequence MESSAYISLKDVVFSRSGRRIFDGITLDIPEGKITAIMGPSGTGKTTLLRVIGGQLKPDSGQVTVAGHEVPKLKRKALYRLREKMGMLFQSGALFTDISVFENVAFPLRVHTSLPEDMIRDIVLMKLEAVGLRGARDLMPSELSGGMTRRVALARSIALDPELIMYDEPFAGQDPIAMGVLVKLIRDLNSSMGLTSVLVSHDVPESLSICHYACIIADGKVIGTGTPDELRNHPSELVRQFLSGQPDGPVPFHYPASNPVDDFGIKGVSI is encoded by the coding sequence ATGGAGTCATCTGCATACATTTCGCTAAAGGATGTGGTGTTTTCCCGCTCCGGACGGCGCATTTTTGATGGTATTACTCTCGATATTCCGGAGGGTAAGATCACCGCCATTATGGGGCCTAGCGGGACCGGTAAGACTACGTTGCTTCGAGTTATCGGTGGCCAGCTAAAGCCAGACTCGGGCCAAGTTACCGTGGCGGGGCATGAGGTTCCGAAGCTAAAGCGGAAAGCGTTATATCGTCTGCGAGAAAAGATGGGCATGCTCTTTCAGAGTGGCGCCTTGTTTACGGATATCAGTGTGTTCGAGAACGTTGCCTTCCCGTTGCGCGTGCACACTTCCTTGCCGGAAGACATGATTCGCGACATCGTATTGATGAAGTTGGAGGCGGTCGGGTTGCGTGGTGCCCGCGATTTGATGCCTTCTGAGCTTTCAGGCGGCATGACTCGGCGTGTGGCGCTGGCGCGAAGCATTGCGCTGGATCCCGAATTGATCATGTACGACGAACCCTTTGCGGGGCAGGACCCAATCGCCATGGGGGTGTTGGTCAAGTTGATCCGCGATCTTAATAGCTCAATGGGATTGACCAGCGTGCTGGTGTCCCACGATGTGCCGGAATCTCTGAGTATCTGCCACTATGCGTGCATCATTGCTGACGGCAAAGTGATTGGCACGGGCACACCTGACGAATTGCGCAATCACCCTTCTGAGCTCGTTCGGCAGTTCCTGAGCGGTCAGCCAGACGGCCCGGTACCCTTCCATTATCCGGCTAGTAATCCCGTTGATGATTTCGGTATCAAGGGGGTGTCTATATGA